ttattaatttcatcaaattgttttttcacTTGGCATTGAAGTTCAACAATATCATTttccatattaattttagatgtttGTAGATTGTTTATcagatcatttttttcttttaataccttatataaattatcaatttcaaAGTCAATATCAATATCACGAGAATCAGATTGGAAGCTACAGGTTGGTTTCAATGTCTCATCGTGTGgcaaaatattatcttcaaCTGACATAACTTTTGATCTAAACTGCTTTTCACTAGAGTTTCCTGATATTATAGCAGAATTGAGTTCAgtgagttttaatttaatatcatgtacATAATCAACAAGtggatcaataaatttatttctcacATCACAATCATTTAAGccttttttatcaattttattgttcaatttacattttaaattatgtaattcttTTTCTACACATTCAGTATTGATGCATGCACTTTCTAATTCTCTTTGAACATTatgtaattcaaatttaaggtTTTCGCAGTAATCTCCAGACTTAATTAATTCATGTTCAGCATCATTCAAGCAAGATTCTAAACGTTGTTTAACAGAATTTGCATCTTTTATTTCAATcactaaaacatttataattgaagCCAAATCCTCACATCGTTCTTCACTAAGTTCCATTTCTTTAGTAACGTTGGCAAGTTTTTCTTGAAGCCTGTCCAAGACACATTCAAGATTTGCTTTTtcttctattaatattttttcattctcaGTTTTTTTTGACAATTCTGATTTCATTAAATCGAATTCTTCATTTAAACCTACTAAAACATTATCTTCAAAATCATTAACCCTAACTTGAAATGAATCATttcttgaaaacaaaaattcaacatttttcttatattcttCCAGTGCAATACACTTGGATTCCAAATTAtctctaagtattttttcagATTCTTCATTTCTTGACAATActgattcaaaatttattattttttgtcgtGCTTCATCACACTCACGAGATCTTAACATATATTCTTCTTCTAGTCTATCATATTCTTGCTGTAAACTGGACTCAAGTACTTGTTTTTGCAAGTGTTCAAGCTCTGTAGATTTTAGTAGAATTTCTTCTCTCAAATTAGATTCTTGAATAGATTGATGTTCTAATAATGATTCAATATCACAAGATAAGTTAACAAAttctgtgtataaaatatgataatttgataCTTGTAATTGtactttattttctaaattttttcttGTCATCTCATGATCTTTAGATATTTCCATAAACTTTTGGCTAATCAAATTCAAATCAGTTTGAATTGATGATTTTTCTTGAGTAACTAGTTGTAACTGATTttgaatatctatataattttgttcattttctCTCATGTTGTTTAACattgtttcattaattttatcatatttcatGGTTAATTCAgaatttacattttctaattTGGATAATAAATCTGATTTCATAGCTAAATCAGATTTGTATTGCTCTAATGAAATAACATTTGATGTTAATTCTTTCTCCATACTTTCTACCATAGTttgaaacttattattttggacTGTTGCACATTCTAATTCAATAGTTATAGATTTAAGTTCATCTCGTAATTCattttcaactttaattttttcttctagATTTACATTAAGGTCAGcgatggttttatttatttgatcatcagaatttttacattttgtcaaaaattctaaattagtattttccaattgtaaaatcaattcatttttttcattaagagTGGATTTGATACATTTAAGTTCTAAGTTCAGTTCTTCTATTACAGACATATATgatatgttatttatgtttaaaatgttaattactgATTTTACTTCATCAACTTTAATAATAGCATCATCTAATTCTACTGTAACAACCTGCAATTcattattcaatgttttttcattgtttgatTTCTTTTCCAATTCTGATTTAAGTTTTGTGATAATTTCATCAAGTTCAGAAATTCTATCTGAATCATTACTCATTAATTCttcagatttattattttttaattgatcaacaagtttaattttttcttccaGTTCATGATTTAGTCTTTCGATAATACTAACATcagaatttgtattaattttcatttcttcaattttcaattgtaaaacatttatttgtgaAGTTGCATTTTCTAATTCTTTGGTTTTTATCAGTAgctcattataaatatcactttcagaattattgtcattatataatttggcAGTAAGATTAGAATTTACAAAGTTAAGCTGACTAATTTCTTCTGGTTTCTTGTTTTGGGCAAgttcaaatttagaattttctaTTTCAATGCGTTTTAGCTTTTCATCAAGTTCAAGTTtcacaaaatttaatgaagtctttaatttatctatttcaGAATCATTTAGTTCaagcttaatattaatttcttttaatttttttagtgcatCTTGCAATCcatttgcatttataaccaatTTGTcttgtaattgtttttcaatttcttctttttcttcAATGCAATtagtatttgatttaaaatatttctctaaatcactatatttagataataactccacattatttttttcaagagtGACTATCATATTCGATTTATCTTCAAGATTTGATTTAACAGTTTGAAGTTCAGTTCTTAACtgattcaaaacaatattagaatTGGTACTAATTTCATTACCTTTTAATAGCAATTGAATTTCATCTAATTTACTATAGTCATAGTTTGATTTGTCAGATTTGACATACAGATTGTCATTAATGTAATTTCCAACTTTAGTTTGGTTTTCAATAAACATTTGAAGATTTGCATTCAGTCCATTTAATTCTTCAATTTGTACatgtaattcaattttaagggCACTGCTGATAGCAAGTTCTTCTTGAAGATCAATAATCTTCAAATGATTAGTCTttactttttcaataatatcaatacattcaaatgttaatttattgaatgctTGAATACTAGACTTcaagaatatattttcttctatAGTTTCTGAAAGTTGCTTCTTAAATTTCTCCATTTCCATACTTGATTCAACTTCCATAACAGAAATACTTTGAAGTATACAATCAAGATTATCAAatacaaatgattttatttcattaagttTTGCATTCGATGAAGACAATTCTtcttttagaattaaattctCATTTGACAGTATATCAACTTTGTTAGCGTTTTCTTCAAAATGTGTAACTGCAAAATCAATTAAACTTTTTGTGTCAGAATTGTCAACATTTATCTCAGAACTACCACTGAAATCTTTGATGGTcaacttaatattttcttcaattgAATTAAGTTTTACActcaattcattattttcttgttttatgttttccatctgaatattaaattcatttgtaattaatttcaaattgttgTTTTCATCAATTAAACTTTGGTTTTCTTGTTGTAAATGTTCAACTGTACTATGAATATGTTCTAATAATTGATCCAGTTCCAATATTTCACATTTTCTAAGAGTAAAATACCCTTTATCAGCTAAAAATTTTATAGCACACGGTACAGATTTAACTTCAGCAGCATCATTCTTAAGCAGAGATAATTCATTCAAAAGTGAAGATTGTTTAGACATTTCTAGATTGAGTTGTTGgtctttatttaacaattgtaattttaaactatctatctcattaatatatgtattattcaattgatgcatttctttaattttcatttcaagTCTTTTAATTTCTTCTTGTTTTTCTGCCATAAAGTTATCACttgatatagtttttttaaattgatcttcttttaattttaactcttCTCTTGTTTCCtgcatcaaaaaaatataaataacataaaaaattattaaattaatactctTGTTAgtcttttaatgtattaacctGAATTGTAGCTAAAAGTTCTGTTTCTCGTTTatcatgcatatttttttgtacttccATAATAACTTCAATATCacgtttttcattttcaactaCTTGAATTgagtatttaagtttttcaatcattttttccGATTCACTTTTTTCAGATTGAAGATTATCAActtgttttcttaaattagTCAATTCTTTTAATTGCTCATTCTGTAAcaggaaaaaattattaaattatatgaaattggTAATGAATATTCAAATGGATATAGGTaatccataaaaaaattttggttactcacattattataaaacatttgtttcTCAAGAGTTGTGAATTCTCTTAATTCATTGTTTTCTTTCATACTcatttcaaacatatttttgtaattatttacacgttctcttaaaacttttttagggGTTTCACAAACACTGAATGGAATGTTGGAAGGTctgaataacaaaatattttcattagcaATATGTATTGTGGCACCAAATTAGAATGAATATTGGTATCTAACAGTacaccataaaataattaaaataaaaaaaaaaatgaatggaGTTAAAATACATCGAGTAGGTCATTAATATGGATGtgctaaatttgaattatatatgtaattgtaAACGAAAATAGATTCTGAGCAGAAACTATTTAtatcactaaatatatttcatgatattttttttttttttgaaatagctattttttaattatacaatcagttaatttatttagacagtaagtataagtatcataataaacaataaataattatcaattatagaaaaagctgtaatatattatagatattaaagtaatttattataattttggtactttgttaaatttatctgAATTTTcgcaaaaatattgcatttattaaattatcagtatttaactattataataatatatatttataccatattatatcaacttactatataactcaaaatagcattaaaattcatgataatataacaacataagTAATTTTGTCTAAAATTGAACTTAAATCTTTAagaatttcaaacaaaaatagttgaaaatgGTTCAACAATAAAGCTACAGGTTTACATtacattgtacaaaaaaacCTAACCATAACCTAACCTTACCATTTGTATAAAGGAACGTTTACCTTGCAGCGTCCAGACGCTGTACTATAAACCTATGTATTTTGAATGTGACGCGGCGTCTGGCAACAGCACTGCAGTGGCGtagttatgattttgttttggggagggatatataatttattggttaaaCATAAAGTGGGGGGGCTCAATAAGtcaatgatttaaacattaaaaaaaaaggctcTGGGGAGGGATCTATCCCCATATTCCCCCCGCCCCCCATAACTACGCCACTGCAGCACTGGTCTCGAACCAGTGTAGAGCGTCCAGACACGGCGACCAAACCCTGCAAGGTTAGGAAAACGTaccttaatacaaaatattagcaTTTCATCATTAGGTAAAGTTGCTCACATTTATATCATGGATCATTCATGGTTTTTTGAGATGTTCAGTAtacttcatttatttattttataatcaaaatttctATTGATGTATTTAGATTTcagacataaattattttaatatcatatatcacAATAACTATAATCCAAGGCCAAGTAAGGTTAATtagctaatattaaaatattataaagacttACGGAGAAAAATGATGTTCAGTATTTTCGTTATTAATGGATTCAGTAACAGATGAGCGATCTTCATCTCTAATTAAATCCCATTCAAATGACTCTAATGGTgtcttaaattctaaaaaaaagtaaaataataatatcaggcATTAGTAttagaagtataataatacaggtaTTGAGGATtagaatatacataattataaacctTTATTTAGATTTCCAAAGTTAGATGGTACACTAGGTCTATGCATATTGACATCTTCTTCAATAGTTTCAAGAATActatttgaagaaaatgtattatcaagTTTTCCTCCCCATGTTCTTCTTCGATGATACCCTTTCTAAAGCAAAACAAGTCTAATGaatcattacaaaaaaaaatcaagactttatttttactttatttgaagGTTGATCTATGTGAGCAgatgttatcatattattttgcaaaCGCATAATACGTTCTTTTAATTCTTCATTAGTTCGTTTTTCTTCTTGatacttgtatttaatttcattaacttcttcattttcaaattgattttgttttataccttCCAATTCTTTGTTCAATTTAGAGAGTTGAACCCTATAACGTTTTAAAAGTGTTTCGTCTGTGACATTTTCATTTACTTTagcagtatttttaatttttttggcaCGTGAcgcaaaactaataaaataaaaaaaaaaacataagtttagattcaaaatttaagaatttaaataaatttctcaTGAGTACCTCAATGTATTAGATGTTTG
The DNA window shown above is from Aphis gossypii isolate Hap1 chromosome 2, ASM2018417v2, whole genome shotgun sequence and carries:
- the LOC114126732 gene encoding kinesin-related protein 4 isoform X2, which encodes MDSCNIKVAIKVRPLNYREQLDDKVYWKIESDSVIHIDQITKKKNGEQFFFDKVFCDKSTNYDVFDEIVRPIIDRGVQGFNGTVFAYGQTGSGKTFTMSGDQTNPGIIPLAINYMFNAMNNSTSREYLLRACYLEIYNEKVIDLLEKKNNKNQTKKIEIQKDGLHITPLKAIVCQNAQMVIDLMRIGEKNRSIGETDMNERSSRSHTIFRIILESRNIDDDCDGAYQQSVINLVDLAGSERSSQTQSSLERFKEGCKINSSLTTLGLVIQQLSECPDSSQHINFRDSKLTRILQTSLGGNSLTAIICTVTLAVEDQTSNTLSFASRAKKIKNTAKVNENVTDETLLKRYRVQLSKLNKELEGIKQNQFENEEVNEIKYKYQEEKRTNEELKERIMRLQNNMITSAHIDQPSNKKGYHRRRTWGGKLDNTFSSNSILETIEEDVNMHRPSVPSNFGNLNKEFKTPLESFEWDLIRDEDRSSVTESINNENTEHHFSPPSNIPFSVCETPKKVLRERVNNYKNMFEMSMKENNELREFTTLEKQMFYNNNEQLKELTNLRKQVDNLQSEKSESEKMIEKLKYSIQVVENEKRDIEVIMEVQKNMHDKRETELLATIQETREELKLKEDQFKKTISSDNFMAEKQEEIKRLEMKIKEMHQLNNTYINEIDSLKLQLLNKDQQLNLEMSKQSSLLNELSLLKNDAAEVKSVPCAIKFLADKGYFTLRKCEILELDQLLEHIHSTVEHLQQENQSLIDENNNLKLITNEFNIQMENIKQENNELSVKLNSIEENIKLTIKDFSGSSEINVDNSDTKSLIDFAVTHFEENANKVDILSNENLILKEELSSSNAKLNEIKSFVFDNLDCILQSISVMEVESSMEMEKFKKQLSETIEENIFLKSSIQAFNKLTFECIDIIEKVKTNHLKIIDLQEELAISSALKIELHVQIEELNGLNANLQMFIENQTKVGNYINDNLYVKSDKSNYDYSKLDEIQLLLKGNEISTNSNIVLNQLRTELQTVKSNLEDKSNMIVTLEKNNVELLSKYSDLEKYFKSNTNCIEEKEEIEKQLQDKLVINANGLQDALKKLKEINIKLELNDSEIDKLKTSLNFVKLELDEKLKRIEIENSKFELAQNKKPEEISQLNFVNSNLTAKLYNDNNSESDIYNELLIKTKELENATSQINVLQLKIEEMKINTNSDVSIIERLNHELEEKIKLVDQLKNNKSEELMSNDSDRISELDEIITKLKSELEKKSNNEKTLNNELQVVTVELDDAIIKVDEVKSVINILNINNISYMSVIEELNLELKCIKSTLNEKNELILQLENTNLEFLTKCKNSDDQINKTIADLNVNLEEKIKVENELRDELKSITIELECATVQNNKFQTMVESMEKELTSNVISLEQYKSDLAMKSDLLSKLENVNSELTMKYDKINETMLNNMRENEQNYIDIQNQLQLVTQEKSSIQTDLNLISQKFMEISKDHEMTRKNLENKVQLQVSNYHILYTEFVNLSCDIESLLEHQSIQESNLREEILLKSTELEHLQKQVLESSLQQEYDRLEEEYMLRSRECDEARQKIINFESVLSRNEESEKILRDNLESKCIALEEYKKNVEFLFSRNDSFQVRVNDFEDNVLVGLNEEFDLMKSELSKKTENEKILIEEKANLECVLDRLQEKLANVTKEMELSEERCEDLASIINVLVIEIKDANSVKQRLESCLNDAEHELIKSGDYCENLKFELHNVQRELESACINTECVEKELHNLKCKLNNKIDKKGLNDCDVRNKFIDPLVDYVHDIKLKLTELNSAIISGNSSEKQFRSKVMSVEDNILPHDETLKPTCSFQSDSRDIDIDFEIDNLYKVLKEKNDLINNLQTSKINMENDIVELQCQVKKQFDEINKYVNDITLMENDQKAKSLLVRNLNEELNQVKLLNDELKENNNGPQNEIIELSNINEKLISDISSMENNLKEKTSLISNLNNELNELKIQYNKLEEHNEANKEQIGHSYDIDSELRNGKRNIINEINLLEPGKITGVLTNHNLSELLDMFVSLIMSKEQQIVTDLVNEHNKIKQLYEDQIKQFQEDIKKGKEWQEQVENDNEKLSLELENLKSQKHNFPNRELKIKELTEKVLEAENVSFNYLNELQELKAQLSKTSEQNYQLLSDEFEVFKTNSELSIQDLKNKLENLTKQYNESLSMYKDQKSCCFSLEDKIEKLQSECDCLKSIIEKKDENIKNLLEGFQLKTNEYEALIEKYSLQKEEIKMCHEKKINELEFDLSNIKHQMYCTEKMLKEIKKNNEQLLEENSLNLSKIKHMQEDNFAVQKTELEDDSKITKVDKTKFERLEKELKVKSTELENLKTDLIVQTTKLEETEAQCSKLVHALETHNLKNSELEKQLESVYHTSKIKDDKIEDYKVKLKNNEDSLIELNSFTDKLRTILNCNSTISTLYENVCSLMSKCECLEEEIKELKQSNADLDNECESMLEEVKNKDDKITELLTQLDELKQNIELLTEERDFLKNKAEQFKNFNEDVKKLNEEIYGYEQNIYELRKDKGQLIIQHDKELKQLKVELNEVQTKNLELSSEYSKLSETAKMLEKSLKEDIQQLNRCIVDKNAKISTLELFSKTNTDDLKKKNHELENVFKRARDENHMLRREIRRLKEITNVIRVDQCTQTIEEQSLVADHKSMIDRIAKFEKDNKMMKMMLHHRKSKIEELEKQLNERH
- the LOC114126732 gene encoding kinesin-related protein 4 isoform X1, producing the protein MDSCNIKVAIKVRPLNYREQLDDKVYWKIESDSVIHIDQITKKKNGEQFFFDKVFCDKSTNYDVFDEIVRPIIDRGVQGFNGTVFAYGQTGSGKTFTMSGDQTNPGIIPLAINYMFNAMNNSTSREYLLRACYLEIYNEKVIDLLEKKNNKNQTKKIEIQKDGLHITPLKAIVCQNAQMVIDLMRIGEKNRSIGETDMNERSSRSHTIFRIILESRNIDDDCDGAYQQSVINLVDLAGSERSSQTQSSLERFKEGCKINSSLTTLGLVIQQLSECPDSSQHINFRDSKLTRILQTSLGGNSLTAIICTVTLAVEDQTSNTLSFASRAKKIKNTAKVNENVTDETLLKRYRVQLSKLNKELEGIKQNQFENEEVNEIKYKYQEEKRTNEELKERIMRLQNNMITSAHIDQPSNKKGYHRRRTWGGKLDNTFSSNSILETIEEDVNMHRPSVPSNFGNLNKEFKTPLESFEWDLIRDEDRSSVTESINNENTEHHFSPPSNIPFSVCETPKKVLRERVNNYKNMFEMSMKENNELREFTTLEKQMFYNNNEQLKELTNLRKQVDNLQSEKSESEKMIEKLKYSIQVVENEKRDIEVIMEVQKNMHDKRETELLATIQETREELKLKEDQFKKTISSDNFMAEKQEEIKRLEMKIKEMHQLNNTYINEIDSLKLQLLNKDQQLNLEMSKQSSLLNELSLLKNDAAEVKSVPCAIKFLADKGYFTLRKCEILELDQLLEHIHSTVEHLQQENQSLIDENNNLKLITNEFNIQMENIKQENNELSVKLNSIEENIKLTIKDFSGSSEINVDNSDTKSLIDFAVTHFEENANKVDILSNENLILKEELSSSNAKLNEIKSFVFDNLDCILQSISVMEVESSMEMEKFKKQLSETIEENIFLKSSIQAFNKLTFECIDIIEKVKTNHLKIIDLQEELAISSALKIELHVQIEELNGLNANLQMFIENQTKVGNYINDNLYVKSDKSNYDYSKLDEIQLLLKGNEISTNSNIVLNQLRTELQTVKSNLEDKSNMIVTLEKNNVELLSKYSDLEKYFKSNTNCIEEKEEIEKQLQDKLVINANGLQDALKKLKEINIKLELNDSEIDKLKTSLNFVKLELDEKLKRIEIENSKFELAQNKKPEEISQLNFVNSNLTAKLYNDNNSESDIYNELLIKTKELENATSQINVLQLKIEEMKINTNSDVSIIERLNHELEEKIKLVDQLKNNKSEELMSNDSDRISELDEIITKLKSELEKKSNNEKTLNNELQVVTVELDDAIIKVDEVKSVINILNINNISYMSVIEELNLELKCIKSTLNEKNELILQLENTNLEFLTKCKNSDDQINKTIADLNVNLEEKIKVENELRDELKSITIELECATVQNNKFQTMVESMEKELTSNVISLEQYKSDLAMKSDLLSKLENVNSELTMKYDKINETMLNNMRENEQNYIDIQNQLQLVTQEKSSIQTDLNLISQKFMEISKDHEMTRKNLENKVQLQVSNYHILYTEFVNLSCDIESLLEHQSIQESNLREEILLKSTELEHLQKQVLESSLQQEYDRLEEEYMLRSRECDEARQKIINFESVLSRNEESEKILRDNLESKCIALEEYKKNVEFLFSRNDSFQVRVNDFEDNVLVGLNEEFDLMKSELSKKTENEKILIEEKANLECVLDRLQEKLANVTKEMELSEERCEDLASIINVLVIEIKDANSVKQRLESCLNDAEHELIKSGDYCENLKFELHNVQRELESACINTECVEKELHNLKCKLNNKIDKKGLNDCDVRNKFIDPLVDYVHDIKLKLTELNSAIISGNSSEKQFRSKVMSVEDNILPHDETLKPTCSFQSDSRDIDIDFEIDNLYKVLKEKNDLINNLQTSKINMENDIVELQCQVKKQFDEINKYVNDITLMENDQKAKSLLVRNLNEELNQVKLLNDELKENNNGPQNEIIELSNINEKLISDISSMENNLKEKTSLISNLNNELNELKIQYNKLEEHNEANKEQIGHSYDIDSELRNGKRNIINEINLLEPGKITGVLTNHNLSELLDMFVSLIMSKEQQIVTDLVNEHNKIKQLYEDQIKQFQEDIKKGKEWQEQVENDNEKLSLELENLKSQKHNFPNRELKIKELTEKVLEAENVSFNYLNELQELKAQLSKTSEQNYQLLSDEFEVFKTNSELSIQDLKNKLENLTKQYNESLSMYKDQKSCCFSLEDKIEKLQSECDCLKSIIEKKDENIKNLLEGFQLKTNEYEALIEKYSLQKEEIKMCHEKKINELEFDLSNIKHQMYCTEKMLKEIKKNNEQLLEENSLNLSKIKHMQEDNFAVQKTELEDDSKITKVDKTKFERLEKELKVKSTELENLKTDLIVQTTKLEETEAQCSKLVHALETHNLKNSELEKQLESVYHTSKIKDDKIEDYKVKLKNNEDSLIELNSFTDKLRTILNCNSTISTLYENVCSLMSKCECLEEEIKELKQSNADLDNECESMLEEVKNKDDKITELLTQLDELKQNIELLTEERDFLKNKAEQFKNFNEDVKKLNEEIYGYEQNIYELRKDKGQLIIQHDKELKQLKVELNEVQTKNLELSSEYSKLSETAKMLEKSLKEDIQQLNRCIVDKNAKISTLELFSKTNTDDLKKKNHELENVFKRARDENHMLRREIRRLKEITNVIRVDQCTQTIEEQSLVSSAIVADHKSMIDRIAKFEKDNKMMKMMLHHRKSKIEELEKQLNERH
- the LOC114126732 gene encoding uncharacterized protein LOC114126732 isoform X3, with translation MHRPSVPSNFGNLNKEFKTPLESFEWDLIRDEDRSSVTESINNENTEHHFSPPSNIPFSVCETPKKVLRERVNNYKNMFEMSMKENNELREFTTLEKQMFYNNNEQLKELTNLRKQVDNLQSEKSESEKMIEKLKYSIQVVENEKRDIEVIMEVQKNMHDKRETELLATIQETREELKLKEDQFKKTISSDNFMAEKQEEIKRLEMKIKEMHQLNNTYINEIDSLKLQLLNKDQQLNLEMSKQSSLLNELSLLKNDAAEVKSVPCAIKFLADKGYFTLRKCEILELDQLLEHIHSTVEHLQQENQSLIDENNNLKLITNEFNIQMENIKQENNELSVKLNSIEENIKLTIKDFSGSSEINVDNSDTKSLIDFAVTHFEENANKVDILSNENLILKEELSSSNAKLNEIKSFVFDNLDCILQSISVMEVESSMEMEKFKKQLSETIEENIFLKSSIQAFNKLTFECIDIIEKVKTNHLKIIDLQEELAISSALKIELHVQIEELNGLNANLQMFIENQTKVGNYINDNLYVKSDKSNYDYSKLDEIQLLLKGNEISTNSNIVLNQLRTELQTVKSNLEDKSNMIVTLEKNNVELLSKYSDLEKYFKSNTNCIEEKEEIEKQLQDKLVINANGLQDALKKLKEINIKLELNDSEIDKLKTSLNFVKLELDEKLKRIEIENSKFELAQNKKPEEISQLNFVNSNLTAKLYNDNNSESDIYNELLIKTKELENATSQINVLQLKIEEMKINTNSDVSIIERLNHELEEKIKLVDQLKNNKSEELMSNDSDRISELDEIITKLKSELEKKSNNEKTLNNELQVVTVELDDAIIKVDEVKSVINILNINNISYMSVIEELNLELKCIKSTLNEKNELILQLENTNLEFLTKCKNSDDQINKTIADLNVNLEEKIKVENELRDELKSITIELECATVQNNKFQTMVESMEKELTSNVISLEQYKSDLAMKSDLLSKLENVNSELTMKYDKINETMLNNMRENEQNYIDIQNQLQLVTQEKSSIQTDLNLISQKFMEISKDHEMTRKNLENKVQLQVSNYHILYTEFVNLSCDIESLLEHQSIQESNLREEILLKSTELEHLQKQVLESSLQQEYDRLEEEYMLRSRECDEARQKIINFESVLSRNEESEKILRDNLESKCIALEEYKKNVEFLFSRNDSFQVRVNDFEDNVLVGLNEEFDLMKSELSKKTENEKILIEEKANLECVLDRLQEKLANVTKEMELSEERCEDLASIINVLVIEIKDANSVKQRLESCLNDAEHELIKSGDYCENLKFELHNVQRELESACINTECVEKELHNLKCKLNNKIDKKGLNDCDVRNKFIDPLVDYVHDIKLKLTELNSAIISGNSSEKQFRSKVMSVEDNILPHDETLKPTCSFQSDSRDIDIDFEIDNLYKVLKEKNDLINNLQTSKINMENDIVELQCQVKKQFDEINKYVNDITLMENDQKAKSLLVRNLNEELNQVKLLNDELKENNNGPQNEIIELSNINEKLISDISSMENNLKEKTSLISNLNNELNELKIQYNKLEEHNEANKEQIGHSYDIDSELRNGKRNIINEINLLEPGKITGVLTNHNLSELLDMFVSLIMSKEQQIVTDLVNEHNKIKQLYEDQIKQFQEDIKKGKEWQEQVENDNEKLSLELENLKSQKHNFPNRELKIKELTEKVLEAENVSFNYLNELQELKAQLSKTSEQNYQLLSDEFEVFKTNSELSIQDLKNKLENLTKQYNESLSMYKDQKSCCFSLEDKIEKLQSECDCLKSIIEKKDENIKNLLEGFQLKTNEYEALIEKYSLQKEEIKMCHEKKINELEFDLSNIKHQMYCTEKMLKEIKKNNEQLLEENSLNLSKIKHMQEDNFAVQKTELEDDSKITKVDKTKFERLEKELKVKSTELENLKTDLIVQTTKLEETEAQCSKLVHALETHNLKNSELEKQLESVYHTSKIKDDKIEDYKVKLKNNEDSLIELNSFTDKLRTILNCNSTISTLYENVCSLMSKCECLEEEIKELKQSNADLDNECESMLEEVKNKDDKITELLTQLDELKQNIELLTEERDFLKNKAEQFKNFNEDVKKLNEEIYGYEQNIYELRKDKGQLIIQHDKELKQLKVELNEVQTKNLELSSEYSKLSETAKMLEKSLKEDIQQLNRCIVDKNAKISTLELFSKTNTDDLKKKNHELENVFKRARDENHMLRREIRRLKEITNVIRVDQCTQTIEEQSLVSSAIVADHKSMIDRIAKFEKDNKMMKMMLHHRKSKIEELEKQLNERH